The stretch of DNA CGCCGGTGGAGACGGCGCGGGCGGCGTACGAGTACGTCCGGGACGAGATCCCGCACTCGGGGGACGTGGACCGGTGGAGCGCGGCCTACCGGGCCTCGGCGGTGCTGGCGGAGGGCAATGCGATCTGCCACGGGAAGGCGCACCTGCTGATCGCCCTGCTGCGGGCCTCGGGCATCCCGGCGGGGGTCCGGTACCAGCGGTTCGAGGTGCTGCACGGCCTGGTGGCGGCCTGGTGGCCGGGGGAGGGCTGGGTGTCGATCGACCCCCGGGGCAACGTCGGCGGGATCACGGCGGAGTTCAGCGTGGTGCGGGCCGCGGAGCGGATCGCCTTCCCGGAGGCGGCCTTGGAGCCCGGGGTGTACCCGGCCGTGCCCGAGCGGGTGGCTCGGGCGCTCGCGGAGGCGGTGCCCGGAGTGGCCGGCTACGAGTACCTGCCGGCGGCGCCCTGAGCCACCCGACCGGGGAGCCTCCGCCGGCTGAGCGCCGAGGCGTTCAGCCGGCGGCTCGGAATGCGGCGATCTTGGGGGCCCGGCTCTTGGGTGAGTCGAGACTGAACCCCCTTGCGTCGCCGAGCTGTTCGCGGATGAAGCGCTCGGTGCCGGCGATCGCGGCGCGCAGCGCGGAGTCGGCCGGCACGAAGAGCTTGTGGACGAGCTGCTCGGCGGTGGTGTCGTACTCCCAGAGGCCGACGATCCGGCCCCGGTCGGCGATGACATGGGTCTGCGGGTCGGCCTCGCTGCCGAAGGAGCGGCCCGACTTGGCGCCGGGGACGGGGAGTGCGGCGTCGGCCGGGTCGAGCAGGCGGGGGAGGTCCCGGTGCAGCAGGTGGAGGCCGTCGATGCCCGCGAGCAGGGTGTAGTGTGGGGTGGTCGGCGGGGTGAACTCGGCGAACTCCTCGGCGAGTTCGGTGGGGATGAGCAGGTCGGTGCCGGGCAGGGGGGTGAGGTCGAGCGGGGCGGTGGCGGCCTTCGCGGTGGCGGCGGTGAAGCCGGAGAACCAGCGGAAGTGCTTGAGTGAGGCCGGGGCGGCCCAGGAGAAGTACCGCTCGGCGAGCTCGGCGGCCGAGCCCTTCACCGGCTGGTCCCAGCCGACGTAGCCGTAACGCTGTTGATCCAGGCGGCCGTTGACCGGGACGCGGCGCAGCGCACCCCGGGCCTGGAGCAGCCCGAGGGCCAGCGGGAGGGTGGTGGAGAGGCCGCGCTTCTTGCCCGGCTCGCCGAGCGGACGGACGGCGTCGCCGACCGCCTCGCGGATCGCTGCCGGGTCCAACGGCTGGGTGGGGCTGGTGACTTGGGTGACGGCCAGGCAGAGCTTCTCGATCTCGTCGCGGGTGACGCCCAGGTGCTTCTCGGCTGCCGCCAGCTCGCCCTCGGGCGCGGCTGCGCCGGCGGCGAGGCCGAGCGCGTAGTCGGCGGCGGGCAGCACGTAGGTGCAGCCGCGCGCGGCGGGCAGTTCGTGCACCGCCACGGCGGCCACGGCGGCGTCCACCGCCGCCCGGCCCAGCCCCGCCCGGGCGTACAGCCCCAGGTACGGCGCGGCCCCACCCACCGACCGGGCCCACCCGGTCGCGGCCAGCACCTCGGCGGGGCCGGCGCCGTCGGCGAGGTGGCCGCCGTCGAGCCACTGGCGGTGCGACCACCAGGCACGGAGTTTCGGGAGCGGGATCTCACTGGTCGCCATGGGCCCAGTATCCGCGCGCGGCGGCGGAGGAGAAGGGAGCGACGCCGGAGGAGAGGGCGGCGAGGCCGGAGGAGGGGGCGGCGAGGTCGGAGGAGGGGCGAGCGAGGCTGGAGGAGCGGGGGAGGAAAGGGAGCGCAGCCGGAGGAGCAGGGGAGGGAAGGGAGCGCCGCCGGAGGAGCGGGGAGGGAAGCCGGAGGAGCGGGGGGCGAGGCTGGAGGAGCGGGGGAGGGAGGGGGAGCGAGGCCGGAGGGGCGGTGCCGTCGGGGGTGGGCGTGGCACAAATCGGTCGCGTGGAGCGGGGGCGGCGGGGGAGACTTCGGGCGTTCCCGTTCCCGTTCCCGTGGTCGCCGAGGAGGCGAGGCTCAACCATGCACGTTCTGCTGTCCGGCATCGTCGGCTCCACCGCGTACGGGCTGGCGCACGCCGGCTCCGACCTCGACCGGTTGGGGGTGTTCGCGGCGCCGACCGAGGGGTTCCACGGGCTGCACCGGCCGGTGGAGTCGCACGTCACCACCGCCCCTGACCACACCCTGCACGAGGCCGCCAAGTGGTGCCGCCTCGCGCTGAGTTGCAATCCGACGGCGGCCGAGCTGGCCTGGCTGCCGGAGGGCCTGTACGAGACCAGGACGCCGCTCGGCGAGGAGCTGATCGGCATCCGGCAGGCCTTCCTGAGCGCGCGGGCGGTGCGGAACTCCTACCTCGGCTACGCGACCCAGCAGTTCCGCAAGCTGACCACCCGTGACCCGGGCGAGGCGGCCAGCCGGGCGAAGGCGGCCAAGCACGCGCGGCACCTGATCCGGTTGCTGCTCCAGGGCGTCACCCTGCACGAGACCGGTGCGCTGGAGATCCGGCTGGCCGATCCGGACCGGGTCCGCGAGTTGGGCGAGCGGTTCGCCGACCACCCCGAGCTGGCCCGCCCGCTGCTGGCCGA from Kitasatospora sp. MMS16-BH015 encodes:
- a CDS encoding transglutaminase family protein is translated as MTERSGAVEPGTDAVEVELGAYLAADAVIDHGHPEIRALAERLRRGTPVETARAAYEYVRDEIPHSGDVDRWSAAYRASAVLAEGNAICHGKAHLLIALLRASGIPAGVRYQRFEVLHGLVAAWWPGEGWVSIDPRGNVGGITAEFSVVRAAERIAFPEAALEPGVYPAVPERVARALAEAVPGVAGYEYLPAAP
- a CDS encoding DNA glycosylase AlkZ-like family protein produces the protein MATSEIPLPKLRAWWSHRQWLDGGHLADGAGPAEVLAATGWARSVGGAAPYLGLYARAGLGRAAVDAAVAAVAVHELPAARGCTYVLPAADYALGLAAGAAAPEGELAAAEKHLGVTRDEIEKLCLAVTQVTSPTQPLDPAAIREAVGDAVRPLGEPGKKRGLSTTLPLALGLLQARGALRRVPVNGRLDQQRYGYVGWDQPVKGSAAELAERYFSWAAPASLKHFRWFSGFTAATAKAATAPLDLTPLPGTDLLIPTELAEEFAEFTPPTTPHYTLLAGIDGLHLLHRDLPRLLDPADAALPVPGAKSGRSFGSEADPQTHVIADRGRIVGLWEYDTTAEQLVHKLFVPADSALRAAIAGTERFIREQLGDARGFSLDSPKSRAPKIAAFRAAG
- a CDS encoding DNA polymerase beta superfamily protein, translating into MHVLLSGIVGSTAYGLAHAGSDLDRLGVFAAPTEGFHGLHRPVESHVTTAPDHTLHEAAKWCRLALSCNPTAAELAWLPEGLYETRTPLGEELIGIRQAFLSARAVRNSYLGYATQQFRKLTTRDPGEAASRAKAAKHARHLIRLLLQGVTLHETGALEIRLADPDRVRELGERFADHPELARPLLADAETRFTRRGVLPERPDEAPVEAWLQRVRAAHLALAV